In Humulus lupulus chromosome 7, drHumLupu1.1, whole genome shotgun sequence, the following are encoded in one genomic region:
- the LOC133789687 gene encoding non-specific lipid-transfer protein 1-like, with protein sequence MVHNKLTVVVTAVVALMLAAAPARVDAAANITCEQVTNWLTPCISYGVFGGTVAPECCQGIKDLNAAYYTKDDIRAACSCIQQGAAMIPGIDYDRINNIATLCGTSCPYKVYPSTDCSKVV encoded by the exons ATGGTCCACAATAAGCTTACAGTAGTGGTGACAGCTGTGGTTGCATTGATGTTGGCGGCAGCTCCTGCCCGAGTGGACGCTGCGGCCAACATAACGTGCGAGCAAGTGACAAACTGGCTGACACCGTGCATAAGCTATGGCGTGTTCGGGGGAACGGTGGCGCCGGAGTGCTGCCAAGGCATTAAAGATCTGAATGCTGCTTACTATACAAAAGATGATATAAGGGCAGCTTGTAGTTGCATCCAGCAAGGCGCAGCTATGATCCCCGGCATCGACTATGATCGGATCAACAATATTGCTACCTTATGCGGCACTTCTTGCCCTTATAAAGTCTATCCTTCCACCGATTGCTctaa GGTGGTTTGA